GCCAAGTGCTTGGGTTACATCACCACCCGGATGCCGGTGATTATTGCCTCGCGAACCGGTTCGGGGCCTACGGCAAATCACACCTATGGCTTCGACGGCGGCGAAATGGACCTGCAACGCAAAGGCGCACTGATGGCGGGTTTCTTGTGTCCGCGCAAATGCCGGGTACTGCTGTGGGTGCTGATCGGCTGCGGGATGGATGACGAGCTGGAGCACTGGCTGGCCGGGTATCGTCAGCCGCGTTGAGGGGAAGGTCACGTGGGGCCGCGTGTCGGCCCCACGTGTCTTCGCAGGGGCGCTTAGACGAATCGCTGAGGTGCTACGCCGCGCGGCAGGCGGCTGCTGCCAGGCAGGGCGCTCAGGCGTGCACGCCAGTTGGCCTTGAAGCAGAACGTGCTCGGGGCAGGGCTGGCCTTGGCCATGCGTTGTTTACGCAGCTCTGCCAGGGACGGGGTGGATTTCTTGGCCGACGCAGGCGACTCCGTCTTGACCAGGGACCGCTGACACGATTTGCAGGAAACCTGGTCAGGGGTGGAGGTGCTGGTGAGGTTATTACCGGCGCGACCGCAAGCGACTGCGTCGCCGCTGGTTGAGTAGTGCATTACCAAGCTGTACATCTCCAAACATATGAACAAAAGCCCCCTATTTTCGCACAGGTTGGCGGCGGATGCGGCGCCATCGTCAACGCGATGCTGGAGGCTTGAGTCAGAAGGTTGAAGAGCAGCGTTGTTTACAGGGGAGAAATGGTACCGAGTGCGCCAATCGCAATGGCCAGCGCCAGAAAACCCACGACGAAGATTGCAAGCTTACCCATGGAGCGCTCCAGATGAAGGTTTTGCGGTGCAGCGCCAGGCTGCAGTCGCGAAATGCGCCCGGTAGAGCGGGGCGCAGGACTATTTTCGCTCTGGCGCTGTTACCGAAACAGATTCAGATGGCGCGGCAAAATGCGGATCAGATCAACTGGAGTGCTGTTGTTCAACGTCGCCAGGCACCTTCAGGCACTTCAACCTCCCGCTCGGCTTGCGCCAGGGCGCGCTTCAAGCCCTCGGCATCAAAAGGTATGCAATAAGCCGGTTTGGCCCGTTCGAACCGCCAGCTTTCATCCAGGCCCCCGGCATCGACCGCGTCGTAACCCAGGTCGTCGAGCAGCCTGCTAACCACCGATTTCGCTTCATCATCATCGCTGGCAACAGGCAGGGCGCGCCGATCTGCTGCGCCGCTACCACGGGCGTCTTTCTCCAAATCCTGGGCAAGAATTGCATTGAATACCTTCACTACCCGCGAACCCGGCAGATGCTCGGCAAGCAGGCGACTGGTAGTGGTTTCGAAACGGTCCAGCGCAGGAAACAGACCATCGCGGTCCGGGTAGTAGTTGTTGGCGTCCATGACGATTTTGCCCTGCAGCCACTGCGCGGGCACGCTGTGGTAGTGCGCGAAGGGAATTGCCAGCAATACCACGTCAGCAAACCGTGCAGCTTCTTCTGCACTGCCCACTTCGCAGCCGAGAATGCCGCTGCGCACGCTGCTCATGGTCTGCGGCCCCCGTGAGTTGCTGAGCATCACCTTATGCCCGGCGGCCAGCGCCAGCTGCGCCACTGCCCGCCCGATAAAACCTGCCCCGATTATGCCAATGCGCATGTCCTTGCTCCGTTGCGTGATAGGAGCGTTTATGATGATTGGCAACCAGTAGTAGATAAATTACCAAGCTGTATCGAGTGTCGTTACCAGGAGTGTTGAATGATGGATCGCCTGACCAGCATGGGCGCCTTTGTAATGGCCGCTGAAGAGGGGTCCTACGCCAGTGCGGCGCAGCGTTTGGGCATGTCGCCGCAGATGGTGGCCAAGCATGTAGCCGCCCTGGAGCATCGCCTGGGCGCGCGCCTGCTCAACCGTACAACTCGACGGCAAAGCCTGACCGAGCTTGGCAGCGCCTATTACGAGCGCTGCAAGCATATCCTCAGCGAGGCGCAGGCGGCCGACTCCCTGGCGCAGATCATGAATGACACGCCGCGGGGCAAACTGAAGGTCAGTGCGCCAGTTACCTTTGGCTCCTACAGCCTGATGCCAATGGTTACCGACTTTCTACGCCAGTACCCGCAGGTCGAAATTGACCTGCACCTGACCGACCGTTTCGTCGACCTGGTCGAGGAGGGCTTCGAAGTGGCATTTCGCATCGGCCCCCTGGGCACTTCCAGCCTCACCGCCAGGCCCCTGGCACCTTACCGCCTGGTGACCTGCGCTTCACCGCGCTACCTGACCGCCCACGGTATCCCACGAACGCCAGCCGATCTCGAACAGCACGAATGCCTGGGCTACGCCTACTGGTCGCGCCCAGCCGACCGTGAATGGCAATTCGTCCAGGGCGATATGCTGCACAAGGTGCAGGTCGCCAGCCGTTTGCAGGTCAACGAGAGTAGGGCGCTGATGGCAGCGGCGCTGGATGGCTTCGGCATTGTGCTGGGGCCGGAAGACTTTCTGCGCCCGGCGCTGCAAAGTGGCGAGCTGGTGCGGGTGCTGGCGGACTACCAGCCGCCGAGCCGGCAGATGCATTTGCTCTATACGGCAAGCCGTCAGCGCACGGCCAAGCTTCGGTGCTTTGTCGAGACTGTACTTGGGCGTTTCGCTGAGGCTTGAGCAGGACAAATAAAAAAGGCCGCCTAGCGGCAGCCTTTTGTTGTCGAACATGAACGTGGAAATCAATCCCAGCTCAACGCCCCACCCGTCTGATACTCGATAACCCGAGTCTCGAAGAAGTTCTTCTCTTTCTTCAAGTCCATGATCTCGCTCATCCATGGGAACGGGTTGGTGGTACCTGGGTACTCTTCCTTCAGGCCGATCTGCGACAGGCGACGGTTGGCGATGAACTTGAGGTAGTCCTCCATCATCGCTGCGTTCATGCCCAGCACGCCGCGCGGCATGGTGTCGCGGGCGTATTCGATTTCCAGCTGGGTGCCCTGCAGAATCATCTGCGAGGCTTCTTCCTTCATTTCGGCATCCCACAGGTGCGGGTTTTCGATCTTGATCTGGTTGATCACGTCGATACCGAAGTTCAGGTGCATGGACTCGTCACGCAGGATGTACTGGAACTGTTCGGCAACGCCAGTCATCTTGTTGCGACGACCCATGGACAGAATCTGGGTGAAGCCGCAGTAGAAGAAGATGCCTTCCAGGACGCAGTAGTAGGCGATCAGGTTGCGCAGCAGCTCTTTGTCGGTCTCGACGGTGCCGGTGTTGAACTCAGGGTCGGAGATCGCGCGGGTGTAGCTCAGGCCCCAGGCGGCTTTTTTAGCGACCGACGGGATCTCGTGGTACATGTTGAAGATCTCGCCTTCATCCATGCCCAGCGACTCGATGCAGTACTGGTAGGCGTGGGTATGGATCGCCTCTTCGAAGGCCTGGCGCAGGATGTACTGGCGGCACTCGGGGTTGGTGATCAGGCGGTACACGGCCAGGGCCAGGTTGTTGGCAACCAGGGAGTCGGCGGTGGAGAAGAAGCCCAGGTTGCGCATGACGATGCGACGCTCGTCGTCGGTCAGGCCTTCCGGGTTTTTCCACAGGGCGATGTCCGCGGTCATGTTGACCTCTTGCGGCATCCAGTGGTTGGCGCAGCCGTCCAGGTACTTCTGCCAGGCCCAGTCGTATTTGAACGGTACCAGCTGGTTGAGGTCGGCGCGGCAGTTGATCATGCGCTTTTCGTCAACCGCGACGCGGGCAGCAGAACCTTCCAGCTCAGCCAGGCCTTCGGCGATGTCGAGTTTGTCCAGGGCCGCCTTGGCGCGTTTGACCGCTTCGGAGTCGTCGGCAGTCACGGCGCGCGCTTCCAGGGCAGCAACACCGCCAGCGTTATCGAGCTTGTCGATGCCTGCGGCAGCAGCTTGAGTGGCGGTAGTGCCTTTGGCGGCTTCTTCGCCTTCGTCTTTATCGAATTCGTCCCAGCTCAGCATGGTGGGTCTCCTGCTTGAGGGCCATATCAGTATGGCCGGTGGATCTTGGTTGCGGTGCTTGCGGTTGGGTACTGCGGTGCACGCAAAAACTTGGAATGCTTCCCCGGGCTGAGGCCCTCGGGGGAGGTTGGGGTGGCCCCGACCTTGTTGTTCGGCGCTTTGGAAAGGGGGCGGCAGGGCCGGCCCTTTCGCGGGTCAAGCCCGCTCCTACAGGGAGCGGGCCTTCAGGCGCTTATTGGCAGGCTTCGCAATCCGGCTCGTCGATCGCGCAGGCCTTTGGTACCGGAGCAGGGCCGGCTGGCGCTGCCTGTACCGGGGCGCTGTCGCCACCGCTGGAGACGGCGTTGAGCTTGCCGGTGTTGATGGTCGACTTCTCGGTGCTGGTCGCGGCCAGGGCACGGAGGTAGTAGGTGGTTTTCAGGCCACGGTACCAGGCCATGCGGTAGGTCACGTCGAGCTTCTTGCCCGAAGCGCCGGCGATGTACAGGTTCAGCGACTGGGCCTGGTCGATCCACTTCTGGCGACGGGAGGCGGCATCGACGATCCACTTGGTTTCCACTTCGAAGGCGGTCGCGTAGAGGTCTTTGAGCTCTTGCGGAATGCGCTCGATCTGCTGCACCGAACCGTCGTAGTACTTCAGGTCGTTGATCATGACCGAGTCCCACAGGCCGCGGGCCTTGAGGTCGCGAACCAGGTACGGGTTGATCACGGTGAATTCGCCCGAGAGGTTCGATTTCACGTACAGGTTCTGGTAGGTCGGCTCGATGGACTGCGATACGCCGGTGATGTTGGCGATGGTCGCGGTCGGCGCGATGGCCATGATGTTCGAGTTACGAATACCTTTTTGTACACGGGCACGTACCGGTGCCCAGTCCAGGGTTTCGTTCAGGTCGACGTCGATGTACTTCTGGCCACGGGCTTCGATCAGGATCTGTTGCGAATCCAGCGGCAGGATGCCTTTGGACCACAGCGAGCCCTGGAAGGTCTCGTAGGCGCCACGCTCGTCGGCCAGGTCGCAGGACGCCTGGATGGCAAAGTAGCTGACCGCTTCCATCGACTTGTCGGCGAACTCGACGGCAGCGTCGGAGCCGTAAGGGATGTGCTGCAGGTACAGCGCGTCCTGGAAGCCCATGATGCCCAGGCCGACCGGACGGTGCTTGAAGTTCGAGTTACGCGCTTGCGGCACCGAGTAGTAGTTGATGTCGATCACGTTGTCGAGCATGCGCACGGCGGTGTTGACGGTGCGCTGCAGCTTGGTGGTGTCCAGCTTGCCATCGACAATGTGGTTCGGCAGGTTGATCGAGCCCAGGTTGCAGACCGCGATCTCGTCCTTGTTGGTGTTCAGGGTGATCTCGGTGCACAGGTTCGAGCTGTGCACCACGCCCACGTGCTGCTGCGGCGAACGCAGGTTGCACGGGTCCTTGAAGGTCAGCCATGGGTGGCCGGTCTCGAACAGCATCGAGAGCATCTTGCGCCACAGGTCTTTGGCCTGGATGGTCTTGAACACCTTGATCTTGTTGTACTCGGTCAGGGCTTCGTAGTACTCGTAGCGCTCTTCGAAGGCCTTGCCGGTCAGGTCGTGCAGGTCTGGCACTTCCGATGGCGAGAACAGGGTCCACTTGCCGTCATCGAAGACGCGCTTCATGAACAGGTCAGGGATCCAGTTGGCGGTGTTCATGTCGTGGGTACGACGACGGTCATCACCGGTGTTCTTGCGCAGCTCGATGAATTCTTCGATGTCCAGGTGCCAGGTTTCCAGGTAGGCACAGACAGCGCCCTTGCGCTTGCCACCCTGGTTAACGGCGACGGCGGTGTCGTTGACCACTTTCAGGAACGGCACGACGCCCTGGGATTTACCGTTGGTGCCCTTGATGTAGGAGCCCAGTGCACGCACAGGGGTCCAGTCGTTGCCCAGGCCACCGGCGAATTTCGACAGCATGGCGTTGTCGTGGATCGCGTGGTAGATGCCCGACAGGTCGTCCGGCACGGTGGTCAGGTAGCAGCTCGACAGCTGCGGGCGCAGGGTACCGGCGTTGAACAGGGTCGGGGTCGAGGCCATGTAGTCGAAGGACGACAACAGGTTGTAGAACTCGATGGCACGGGCTTCTTTGTCTTTCTCTTCCAGCGCCAGGCCCATGGCCACGCGCATGAAGAACACCTGAGGCAGCTCGAAGCGTACGCCATCCTTGTGGATGAAGTAGCGGTCGTACAGGGTCTGCAGGCCCAGGTAGGTGAATTGCTGGTCGCGCTCGTGGTTGATCGCCTTGCCCAGTTTTTCCAGGTCGAAGTCGGCCAGGGCAGGGTTGAGCAGTTCGAACTCGACACCCTTGGCGATGTAGGCAGGCAGGGCCTTGGCGTACAGCTCGGCCATTTCGTGGTGGGTGGCGCTCTCGGCGACTTCGAGGAAGCCCAGGCCTTCGGCGCGCAGGGTGTCCATTAGCAGGCGGGCGGTCACGAACGAGTAGTTCGGCTCGCGCTCGACCAGGGTACGGGCGGTCATCACCAGGGCGGTGTTGACGTCGGTGAGGGCCACGCCGTCGTAGAGGTTCTTCAGGGTTTCGCGCTGGATCAGGTCGCCATCGACTTCGGCCAGGCCTTCGCAGGCTTCGCTGATGATGGTGTTCAGGCGGTTCATGTCCAGTGGCGCCAGGCTGCCGTCGGCGCGGGTGATGCGGATGCTCGGGTGCGGCTGCACGCCGGCGTCTTCGGCGTGGCCACGGGTGGCACGCTCCTTGGCACGCTGGTCGCGGTAGATCACGTAGTCACGGGCGACTTTCTGCTCGCCGGCACGCATCAGGGCCAGTTCGACCTGGTCCTGGATTTCTTCGATGTGGATGGTGCCGCCCGAAGGCATGCGACGCTTGAAGGTCGCGGTGACTTGTTCGGTCAGGCGGGCAACGGTGTCGTGGATGCGCGACGAGGCGGCGGCGGTGCCGCCTTCAACTGCGAGGAACGCTTTGGTGATGGCCACGGTGATCTTGTCATCGGTGTAGGCGACGACAGTGCCGTTACGCTTGATCACGCGCAGTTGGCCCGGAGCGGTGGCAGCCAGATCCTGGTTCGAATCAGCGGCCTGCGGCGCCAAAGCCTGCGGGTTCTCGCGAGTTGTGTCGGTTTGCATGGGTGTCTCCACGTTCTCTAAGTATGTTTAGGCGCTTTGTGAGCGCCAACCGTTCCGTCCGAAAGCCCAACAACCGACCTTGAGGGCGCGCAGGAACGAGCGTTCCGGCATGCCGCACAGGTCGGGCATACTCACTTCGGGACAGTTCAGGAATTAGGGCAAATGCTTGCCGCTCCCTGGCCGAAGTCAAAGGTCTTGAATCTACGACTCAAAACTGTTGCTGTCGGGTGTGCCGATGGCTTGCAACACCCGTACCCGAAACAACACCCTCCAAGGGTTTGCAACGGAAGCCTGCGCAGGAGCGGTTTGGCTGCTGATCTCTTCTAAAGTTCCAGCAAAAAATCTAGCCGTTGAGGGCTTGAGTTCTCTGCTTGACTTGTGCTTGGGATTTTCAGGAAACCCCAAGATGTAGTGTTTTGTTTCGCTTGGGATACAAGATAATGCGGTCTTGGGGGTAATGCAAGGTCGCGGTCTGTGGATAACTTGTGCGTATTTTGTGAGTGATTTCACTCAACCCCTTGTAGGCCGCGTCTTAGCGCGCAATGACCGCCCGTCACCGATTTTTTCGCGGGGCAAAGGGTCGCAGGCGGATTTTGCGGGCGCGAACCCTATCACAAAAAATCGGCTTGTCCGAGCGCCTTGCCCACTGGTTTTTTACTGCGGGTAACGGCGGTTGGCAGGCGCCGGTACCCGACGTAGTATCCGGGGCCAATGTTGCCTTTTGGTGATCTGGGCACTCTTTATAACAACAAGCTGTTGAGGTGAGCCGTGGAGCAGAGCAGTCGGGTATTGATCGTCGAGGATGACCAGCGGCTGGCTGACCTGACCCGTGAATACCTGCAGGCCAATGGCTTTGTCGTGGACGTGGAGGGCGATGGCGCCCGGGCGGCGGCGCGAATCATCGCCGAGCAGCCCGACCTGGTGATCCTCGACCTGATGCTGCCTGGCGAGGACGGCCTGAGTATCTGCCGCAAGGTGCGCAAGCAGTACCCCGGGCCGATCCTGATGCTCACCGCGCGCAGCGACGACCTCGACCAGGTCCAGGGCCTGGACCTGGGCGCCGACGACTACGTGTGCAAACCGGTGCGCCCGCGCTTGCTGCTGGCGCGTATCAACGCCCTGCTGCGGCGCAGCGAGGCTGCGGCCGAGCCGCAAGTACCGCAAGCTTTGCAGTTCGGCCCGTTGCGGGTCGATAACACCTTGCGCGAGGCCTGGCTGTACGACAGCGGCATCGAACTGACCAGCGCCGAGTTCGACCTTTTATGGCTGCTGGTAAGCAACGCCGGGCGCACCTTGTCGCGCGAGGAGATCTTCACCTCCCTGCGCGGCGTCGGCTATGACGGCCAGGACCGCTCCATTGATGTGCGTATTTCGCGCATCCGCCCGAAAATAGGCGACGACCCGGAGCACCCACGGATGATCAAGACCATCCGCAGCAAAGGCTACCTGTTCGTTCGTGAAGCGGCCCAAGCCATGGGCCAGGTGCCATGAACTCGATCTTTTTGCGCATCTATGGCGGCATGCTCGCCGCCCTGGTGCTGGTGGCGGTGCTTGGCGTGCTCAGCCTGCACCTGCTCAACGAGGTGCGCGCCGGCCAGTACCGCGAACGCCTGGCCCACGGCACCTTTACCCTGATGGCTGACAACCTGGCGCCGCTGGATGCTGTCGAGCGCAAGCGCGCGCTGTTGATCTGGGAGCGCCTGCTGGGGATTCCCCTGGAGTTGCAGGCGCTGAGCAGTACTGCGCTGGACGGTAGCCAGCGCAGCGGCTTGCAGCGTGGGCAGGTACTGGTCGAGAAGACCGGCCCGCACGCGGCCAAGGTGCTGCGCCAGGTCGGTGATCAGGATTTGCTGCTGGTCGGTGAAGTGCAGCAGATCAGCGAGCAACTGGCCCGCGCCACTATTTATCTGCTCGCCGATGAACTGGTGCGCTACCCGGTGGCCGAGCAGCCCCAGCGCCTGGCCGCCCTCAAGCAGAGCAAGGGTTTTGGCTTCGACCTGCGCCTGCAGCGGGTCAATCAGACCGACATGGACGAAGACCAGCGCCGGCGCATCGATGAAGGCGACACGGTGATGGCCCTGGGCAAGGACGGTGACTCGATCCGCGTGTTCGCCGGCCTGGTCGGCACGCCCTGGGTACTGGAAATCGGCCCGCTGTACCAGATGAACCCCTATCCGCCGCAGTTGCTGGTACTGATTGCGGTGCTGGGCCTGTGCCTGATCGGCCTGATCGTCTACCTGTTGGTGCGCCAGCTGGAGCGACGCCTGTCGGGGCTTGAGGCCGCGGCAACGCTGATCGCCCAGGGCAGCCTGGAAACCCGCGTGGCGGCCGACGACGCCGACTCGGTCGGGCGCCTGGCCGCAGCGTTCAATGGCATGGCCGAACACCTGCAGCGCTCGCTGACCATCCAGCGCGAGCTGGTGCGGGCGGTGTCTCACGAGCTGCGCACGCCGGTTGCGCGCTTGCGCTTTGGCCTGGAGATGATCGCCAGCGCCAGTAGTGACCAGGCCCGGGACAAGTACCTGACCGGCATGGACGGCGATATCCAGGACCTCGACAAGCTGGTCGATGAGATGCTCACCTACGCGCGCCTGGAGCAGGGCGCGCCGGCCCTGCATTTCCAGCGCGTCGACCTGGATGCCTTGCTCGACCAGGTGATCGCCGAGCTGGCGCCGCTGCGCCGCGAGGTGCGGGTGCTGCGCGGTCCCTGCCAGGGCGGCGAAAAGGGCCCGGACGGGCAGGGGCCGTGGGTCGAGGCCGAGCCGCGCTACCTGCACCGGGCGCTGCAGAACCTGGTCAGCAATGCCATGCGCCACGCCGAATCACAGGTCAGCCTCAGCTATCAGCTGGGCCTGCAACGGTGCCGGATCGATGTCGAGGACGATGGCCCCGGCGTGCCGGAAAGCGTCTGGGAGCGCATCTTCACCCCCTTTACCCGCCTCGACGACAGCCGCACGCGTGCCTCTGGCGGGCATGGCCTGGGCTTGTCTATCGTGCGGCGGATCATTTACTGGCATGGCGGGCGGGCGTCTGTGGGGCGCAGCGAGCGCCTGGGCGGCGCCTGCTTCAGCCTCAACTGGCCGCGCAACCAGGACGGCGCATGAGTTCGCCGATCACCCTGCAGGCGTTGCTCGACGAAACCCGCTTCGATGCCTTGCTGCTGGCATTGTATGGCCCCGAACTGATGCCAGCGCAGCGGCCGGTGCTGGTCTCGCAGTGGTCCAAGTACTATTTCGCGCTGCTCTGGCGGACGTTGCGCGAGGGTGCAAGCCTGGCGGCTTTCAGCCAGACATCGCTGCTGCTGGATGAGCGCGGCTTGCCGCTTGCGCTGATCGCCGACGGCGCCCCCTGCCAGGACTTGCTGGCTGAGCATCTGCAACCGCTGGTTGCGCGCCTGGCCGAGCGGGGCGCGCTGGCAACGGCGGTGTTGTGGGGCAATGCCGGTGATTGCCTGGATCAACTGCTGCAAGGCAGTGGCGACAGCTCAGGCTTGCAGGTGCTGCTGTCAACGCCCGGCAGCCCTTTGTATGCCGCCGTCAGCCAGGATGCTCGAGGACGGCGTCGGCGCCGCACCTGCTGCCTGAGTTACAAGGTCAACTGGGTCGGGCATTGCGAGCATTGCCCGTTGCTGCCCTGAAACTCAGACGCTGATCAGGCTCAACAGCTGGTCATCCTGCAGGCAGAACTGCCCCTCAAGCTCCCGGCCGTGGTGCCAGTGCGCCGACAGGTCGGTCAGCAGGCGCAGGCGCGCATGGCCGTCTGCGGACCACTCCAGCACTTCGGCATGCTCGAAATAGAAGCGCTGCTTGACGATCGGGTAGAGCGCCTTGAACAGGCTTTCTTTCAGCGAGAAGGTCAGGGTCACGGTCAGGCCCACCTGGCCGGGGTCCATACGCTGCAGTTCGGCGTCGGTAAGAATCTCCCGGGCCAGGCGTTCGGCGCGCTCGTCGCTGAGCAGGCATTCCTGGTCCAGGCCCAGGCCCTGGCAATCGCTGCTGCGCGCCACCACGGCGGCGGCCCAGCCTTTGCCGTGGGTGATCGAGCCGCAGATGCCGGCCGGCCAGATCGGCGCGCGGTCTTCATCGGTGCCGGGGACATAGTCGCGGCCATCGAGCTGCATCAAGGCGGCGCGGGCACACACCCGGCCGGCCAGGTACTCGGCCTGGCGCTTGGCCACCGAGCGTTGCAGGCTGGCGGTTTGCTCGATACCGGCGCGAGCGAAGTCGTCGCTGGCAAGCAGGGCGGGGTCGAACGGGCAACTGACCAGGATCGCGCCGGGGACCGGACGCGGCAGGGGCCAGTGGTGCAGGAGCGGGGCGCAGCAGGTGGGCAGTCGGTTCATGGCCGGTATTGTGCCGTGGCTGCTGCCAACGTGTCACGGTGTAGGCGCGGGCTTGCCCCGCGCTAGCGGCGTGTCTGTCACACCGCTATCGCGGGGCAAGCCCGCTCCTGCCGGGGGTCAACCTTTAGTGAAGATCTTCTTGAAGAACGCCTGCAAGTCCGCCCACGAGCTTTCATCCGCCGCCTTGTTGTAGCCAATATCCGGCCCGCCATGCTCGCCATGGCTGAGGCGGTCGGCATCGGGGTTGGTAAAGCCGTGCTTGG
This portion of the Pseudomonas sp. SORT22 genome encodes:
- a CDS encoding NAD(P)-binding domain-containing protein is translated as MRIGIIGAGFIGRAVAQLALAAGHKVMLSNSRGPQTMSSVRSGILGCEVGSAEEAARFADVVLLAIPFAHYHSVPAQWLQGKIVMDANNYYPDRDGLFPALDRFETTTSRLLAEHLPGSRVVKVFNAILAQDLEKDARGSGAADRRALPVASDDDEAKSVVSRLLDDLGYDAVDAGGLDESWRFERAKPAYCIPFDAEGLKRALAQAEREVEVPEGAWRR
- a CDS encoding LysR family transcriptional regulator; the encoded protein is MMDRLTSMGAFVMAAEEGSYASAAQRLGMSPQMVAKHVAALEHRLGARLLNRTTRRQSLTELGSAYYERCKHILSEAQAADSLAQIMNDTPRGKLKVSAPVTFGSYSLMPMVTDFLRQYPQVEIDLHLTDRFVDLVEEGFEVAFRIGPLGTSSLTARPLAPYRLVTCASPRYLTAHGIPRTPADLEQHECLGYAYWSRPADREWQFVQGDMLHKVQVASRLQVNESRALMAAALDGFGIVLGPEDFLRPALQSGELVRVLADYQPPSRQMHLLYTASRQRTAKLRCFVETVLGRFAEA
- a CDS encoding ribonucleotide-diphosphate reductase subunit beta, with the protein product MLSWDEFDKDEGEEAAKGTTATQAAAAGIDKLDNAGGVAALEARAVTADDSEAVKRAKAALDKLDIAEGLAELEGSAARVAVDEKRMINCRADLNQLVPFKYDWAWQKYLDGCANHWMPQEVNMTADIALWKNPEGLTDDERRIVMRNLGFFSTADSLVANNLALAVYRLITNPECRQYILRQAFEEAIHTHAYQYCIESLGMDEGEIFNMYHEIPSVAKKAAWGLSYTRAISDPEFNTGTVETDKELLRNLIAYYCVLEGIFFYCGFTQILSMGRRNKMTGVAEQFQYILRDESMHLNFGIDVINQIKIENPHLWDAEMKEEASQMILQGTQLEIEYARDTMPRGVLGMNAAMMEDYLKFIANRRLSQIGLKEEYPGTTNPFPWMSEIMDLKKEKNFFETRVIEYQTGGALSWD
- a CDS encoding ribonucleoside-diphosphate reductase subunit alpha encodes the protein MQTDTTRENPQALAPQAADSNQDLAATAPGQLRVIKRNGTVVAYTDDKITVAITKAFLAVEGGTAAASSRIHDTVARLTEQVTATFKRRMPSGGTIHIEEIQDQVELALMRAGEQKVARDYVIYRDQRAKERATRGHAEDAGVQPHPSIRITRADGSLAPLDMNRLNTIISEACEGLAEVDGDLIQRETLKNLYDGVALTDVNTALVMTARTLVEREPNYSFVTARLLMDTLRAEGLGFLEVAESATHHEMAELYAKALPAYIAKGVEFELLNPALADFDLEKLGKAINHERDQQFTYLGLQTLYDRYFIHKDGVRFELPQVFFMRVAMGLALEEKDKEARAIEFYNLLSSFDYMASTPTLFNAGTLRPQLSSCYLTTVPDDLSGIYHAIHDNAMLSKFAGGLGNDWTPVRALGSYIKGTNGKSQGVVPFLKVVNDTAVAVNQGGKRKGAVCAYLETWHLDIEEFIELRKNTGDDRRRTHDMNTANWIPDLFMKRVFDDGKWTLFSPSEVPDLHDLTGKAFEERYEYYEALTEYNKIKVFKTIQAKDLWRKMLSMLFETGHPWLTFKDPCNLRSPQQHVGVVHSSNLCTEITLNTNKDEIAVCNLGSINLPNHIVDGKLDTTKLQRTVNTAVRMLDNVIDINYYSVPQARNSNFKHRPVGLGIMGFQDALYLQHIPYGSDAAVEFADKSMEAVSYFAIQASCDLADERGAYETFQGSLWSKGILPLDSQQILIEARGQKYIDVDLNETLDWAPVRARVQKGIRNSNIMAIAPTATIANITGVSQSIEPTYQNLYVKSNLSGEFTVINPYLVRDLKARGLWDSVMINDLKYYDGSVQQIERIPQELKDLYATAFEVETKWIVDAASRRQKWIDQAQSLNLYIAGASGKKLDVTYRMAWYRGLKTTYYLRALAATSTEKSTINTGKLNAVSSGGDSAPVQAAPAGPAPVPKACAIDEPDCEACQ
- a CDS encoding response regulator transcription factor; protein product: MEQSSRVLIVEDDQRLADLTREYLQANGFVVDVEGDGARAAARIIAEQPDLVILDLMLPGEDGLSICRKVRKQYPGPILMLTARSDDLDQVQGLDLGADDYVCKPVRPRLLLARINALLRRSEAAAEPQVPQALQFGPLRVDNTLREAWLYDSGIELTSAEFDLLWLLVSNAGRTLSREEIFTSLRGVGYDGQDRSIDVRISRIRPKIGDDPEHPRMIKTIRSKGYLFVREAAQAMGQVP
- a CDS encoding ATP-binding protein, with translation MNSIFLRIYGGMLAALVLVAVLGVLSLHLLNEVRAGQYRERLAHGTFTLMADNLAPLDAVERKRALLIWERLLGIPLELQALSSTALDGSQRSGLQRGQVLVEKTGPHAAKVLRQVGDQDLLLVGEVQQISEQLARATIYLLADELVRYPVAEQPQRLAALKQSKGFGFDLRLQRVNQTDMDEDQRRRIDEGDTVMALGKDGDSIRVFAGLVGTPWVLEIGPLYQMNPYPPQLLVLIAVLGLCLIGLIVYLLVRQLERRLSGLEAAATLIAQGSLETRVAADDADSVGRLAAAFNGMAEHLQRSLTIQRELVRAVSHELRTPVARLRFGLEMIASASSDQARDKYLTGMDGDIQDLDKLVDEMLTYARLEQGAPALHFQRVDLDALLDQVIAELAPLRREVRVLRGPCQGGEKGPDGQGPWVEAEPRYLHRALQNLVSNAMRHAESQVSLSYQLGLQRCRIDVEDDGPGVPESVWERIFTPFTRLDDSRTRASGGHGLGLSIVRRIIYWHGGRASVGRSERLGGACFSLNWPRNQDGA
- the fhuF gene encoding siderophore-iron reductase FhuF, translated to MSSPITLQALLDETRFDALLLALYGPELMPAQRPVLVSQWSKYYFALLWRTLREGASLAAFSQTSLLLDERGLPLALIADGAPCQDLLAEHLQPLVARLAERGALATAVLWGNAGDCLDQLLQGSGDSSGLQVLLSTPGSPLYAAVSQDARGRRRRRTCCLSYKVNWVGHCEHCPLLP
- a CDS encoding 4'-phosphopantetheinyl transferase superfamily protein, whose protein sequence is MNRLPTCCAPLLHHWPLPRPVPGAILVSCPFDPALLASDDFARAGIEQTASLQRSVAKRQAEYLAGRVCARAALMQLDGRDYVPGTDEDRAPIWPAGICGSITHGKGWAAAVVARSSDCQGLGLDQECLLSDERAERLAREILTDAELQRMDPGQVGLTVTLTFSLKESLFKALYPIVKQRFYFEHAEVLEWSADGHARLRLLTDLSAHWHHGRELEGQFCLQDDQLLSLISV